The following proteins are co-located in the Flammeovirga kamogawensis genome:
- a CDS encoding winged helix-turn-helix transcriptional regulator, producing MFKVEDKIYPCCTSLTMKYIGGKWKTVILIHLKNNTLRYNEIKKTIPTISERTLSLQLKQLEEDGLINRKVIATDKPPLKVEYSMTDFGKTLIPLLDMISSWGEEAIKWDDKIEVVK from the coding sequence ATGTTTAAAGTAGAAGATAAAATATACCCTTGTTGTACTAGCCTTACAATGAAATATATTGGTGGAAAATGGAAAACCGTCATCCTAATTCATTTAAAAAATAATACACTTAGATATAATGAAATTAAGAAAACAATTCCGACTATAAGCGAAAGAACCTTAAGTCTGCAGTTAAAACAATTAGAAGAAGATGGCCTTATCAACAGAAAAGTTATTGCCACAGATAAGCCTCCTCTTAAAGTGGAGTATAGTATGACCGATTTTGGAAAAACCTTAATTCCTCTTCTAGATATGATTTCTTCTTGGGGAGAAGAAGCTATTAAATGGGATGATAAAATTGAAGTTGTAAAATAA
- a CDS encoding nitroreductase family protein codes for MEFIEVAKSRYTTKKYDASKKVSDSDLEKLKEILRLSPSSINSQPWKFTIVGNQELKEKLAEASYFNAPKLKDGSHVVVFSAVDNVDKFEKDINEYLPEGAVGYFNTMLKPQGEDVIKNWFSDQVYLSIGYFLSAVGAMGIDSTPMEGIDRAKYKEILGLEGYQPLVAVMIGYRDEEDGNQPSNNPKSRLDINEIVEVR; via the coding sequence ATGGAATTTATTGAAGTAGCAAAGTCTAGATATACAACAAAAAAATATGATGCCTCTAAAAAGGTAAGTGATTCAGATTTAGAAAAATTAAAAGAAATTTTAAGATTAAGTCCTTCTTCAATAAATAGTCAGCCTTGGAAGTTTACTATTGTTGGAAACCAAGAGTTAAAAGAAAAATTAGCTGAAGCATCTTATTTTAATGCTCCTAAATTAAAAGATGGGAGTCATGTAGTTGTTTTTAGTGCTGTAGATAACGTAGATAAATTCGAAAAAGACATCAATGAATACCTTCCAGAAGGAGCTGTTGGTTATTTTAATACAATGTTGAAACCTCAAGGTGAAGATGTAATTAAAAATTGGTTCTCGGATCAAGTTTATTTATCAATTGGTTATTTCTTATCTGCAGTAGGAGCTATGGGGATAGATTCTACACCTATGGAAGGAATTGATAGAGCAAAATATAAAGAAATTTTAGGTCTAGAAGGTTATCAGCCATTAGTAGCTGTAATGATTGGTTATAGAGATGAAGAAGATGGTAATCAACCATCAAATAATCCTAAATCTAGATTAGATATAAATGAAATTGTGGAAGTGAGATAA